The Akkermansiaceae bacterium genome has a window encoding:
- a CDS encoding sigma-70 family RNA polymerase sigma factor, protein MKALLSHMQASELPLTERDDHACELRARSYSSSIHLVQPSLLAYLVSRAGGDFAAAEDCLQEVAVAVWKKFDPQWDAEHFRRFAFRCADIECRRLHRRKATEGKRTVSLSPDVLELVGRDIRDSPCEDSGLQRARVKALNLCLDALDAGQRELIDARYADGGGEHPANSLADIASRRGVKMDSIYKRLERLRDALGKCIDKRMSAE, encoded by the coding sequence ATGAAAGCATTGTTATCCCACATGCAGGCAAGCGAGCTTCCGCTGACGGAAAGGGACGACCATGCCTGCGAGCTGCGTGCGAGGAGTTACTCAAGTTCGATCCATCTGGTCCAGCCCTCGCTGCTGGCGTATCTGGTGAGTCGGGCCGGTGGCGATTTCGCGGCGGCGGAGGATTGCCTCCAGGAGGTGGCCGTGGCGGTGTGGAAAAAGTTTGATCCCCAGTGGGATGCCGAGCATTTCCGCAGGTTTGCGTTTCGCTGCGCCGACATCGAGTGCCGCCGACTGCACCGACGCAAGGCGACGGAGGGCAAAAGAACCGTGAGCCTGTCCCCCGATGTCCTGGAGCTTGTGGGCAGGGACATCCGCGACAGCCCTTGTGAGGACTCCGGACTGCAGCGTGCGAGGGTGAAGGCACTGAACCTGTGCCTTGATGCGTTGGACGCCGGACAGCGCGAACTGATCGATGCCCGGTACGCGGACGGGGGCGGGGAGCACCCTGCAAATTCGCTCGCGGACATCGCCTCAAGGAGGGGCGTCAAGATGGATTCTATTTACAAACGCCTTGAGCGCCTGCGTGACGCGCTCGGCAAATGCATCGATAAACGTATGAGCGCCGAATGA